A window from Candidatus Nitrospira neomarina encodes these proteins:
- a CDS encoding ubiquinol-cytochrome c reductase iron-sulfur subunit codes for MQPKLTAKAVCANKEVGKISKVIVDPLSHEISHIIVQELNGHGAQRQIPIDQIQEVVSEEEIILRCSPEEFAQFPILERDQYVTIKEVEIAHLEDHLHVEPGEILVPLPRLEQGVPRRTFFTNMTHAIGTLIALPLVFPVLKYLMKPMFKPYDNAWFSVGNVKKVNKENIGFQFKFTRGFKEAFMPEQQIEKNIWVVKATPAVQQAVYEGNDRKFYDDKGDVIWVNKSNSPYIGYSGKCPHLGCGYKWRKTKNFPDGVFLCPCHLSIYDEAGKVIEGPAPRPLDVLPLKVDAGGEVKIIDVEYKAGVNNQIRLL; via the coding sequence ATGCAACCAAAATTGACAGCAAAAGCAGTGTGTGCGAACAAGGAAGTCGGGAAGATTTCTAAGGTTATTGTTGATCCCCTTTCCCACGAAATCAGCCATATCATTGTTCAAGAATTGAATGGCCACGGGGCGCAACGCCAGATTCCTATTGACCAAATTCAGGAAGTAGTGAGCGAGGAGGAAATTATCCTTCGGTGTTCACCCGAAGAATTCGCTCAATTTCCGATACTCGAGCGAGATCAGTACGTCACGATTAAGGAAGTTGAAATTGCCCATTTGGAAGATCATTTGCATGTGGAGCCCGGTGAGATTTTGGTTCCTCTTCCTCGGTTAGAGCAAGGGGTTCCCAGGCGCACATTTTTTACCAATATGACGCATGCGATTGGGACCTTAATTGCCTTGCCCTTAGTGTTTCCTGTGTTGAAGTATCTCATGAAGCCCATGTTCAAACCCTACGATAATGCCTGGTTTTCCGTCGGCAATGTAAAGAAGGTGAATAAAGAGAATATTGGCTTCCAATTTAAATTTACCCGCGGGTTTAAAGAAGCCTTTATGCCAGAGCAACAGATTGAGAAAAATATTTGGGTGGTTAAGGCGACTCCGGCTGTACAACAAGCCGTATATGAGGGAAATGATAGAAAGTTTTATGATGATAAGGGGGATGTTATCTGGGTCAACAAGTCAAATTCTCCCTATATCGGCTACTCTGGGAAATGTCCCCATCTAGGTTGTGGATATAAATGGAGAAAAACGAAAAATTTCCCAGATGGGGTGTTTTTATGCCCTTGTCATCTGAGTATTTATGATGAAGCTGGAAAAGTTATCGAAGGGCCGGCACCGAGACCGCTCGATGTGCTTCCTCTGAAAGTTGATGCCGGGGGAGAAGTGAAGATCATTGATGTTGAATATAAAGCCGGGGTTAATAACCAAATTCGGCTTCTGTAA
- a CDS encoding cytochrome b encodes MKEDSQVASQQNAFEKVVEFVDERVGLKNIQAKMLNEPIPGGSRWAYAFGSVLLFIFVLQVVTGILLMFYYVPSTDHAYASTQYIIHEVDYGWFLLSYHFWGSSAMVVMVFAHMSQVFLWGAYKKPRELIWLVGLALFGIVMGFGFTGYLLPWDQRAYWATVVGVEIMDKTPIVGDFIARFLKGGPTPGQMTLSRFFVIHVMILPAALAGLAGLHIFLFRKAGPAGPFRGTPDEIKAKTDYFFPRQIWKDIVAMATVFLIICSLAFIEPVVLLEKATPDPGDYHPEPEWYFLFLFQLLRLKIFGGEFGQFLGAMAIPGAFMAFLAALPFLDTSSERNIFKRPIALIGWTVIMVFILVFTVSAIINRHFLD; translated from the coding sequence ATGAAGGAAGACAGTCAAGTCGCAAGTCAACAAAACGCATTCGAGAAGGTTGTTGAATTTGTTGATGAGCGGGTAGGTCTGAAAAATATTCAGGCCAAAATGCTGAATGAGCCAATTCCTGGCGGCTCCCGCTGGGCCTATGCATTTGGCTCCGTTTTGCTATTTATCTTTGTTCTTCAAGTCGTCACGGGGATACTGTTGATGTTTTATTATGTCCCCAGTACCGATCACGCTTACGCGAGCACTCAATACATCATCCACGAAGTGGACTACGGGTGGTTTCTCCTGAGCTACCATTTTTGGGGATCCTCTGCCATGGTGGTGATGGTCTTCGCGCATATGTCCCAAGTTTTTTTATGGGGTGCCTATAAAAAGCCACGAGAACTCATCTGGTTGGTAGGCTTGGCTTTATTTGGCATTGTGATGGGTTTTGGCTTTACAGGCTATCTCCTTCCCTGGGATCAACGCGCATATTGGGCAACGGTGGTCGGGGTTGAAATCATGGATAAAACCCCGATTGTGGGGGATTTTATAGCTCGATTTCTTAAGGGTGGTCCCACCCCGGGGCAAATGACGCTAAGTCGGTTTTTTGTCATCCATGTCATGATCTTGCCGGCTGCATTAGCAGGGCTGGCCGGCCTTCATATTTTCCTTTTTAGAAAGGCCGGGCCCGCAGGTCCGTTTAGGGGCACACCTGATGAGATCAAGGCCAAAACAGATTATTTTTTTCCTCGTCAGATTTGGAAAGATATTGTGGCCATGGCCACGGTCTTTTTAATCATCTGTTCCCTTGCCTTCATTGAGCCAGTGGTGTTGCTGGAAAAAGCGACTCCTGATCCCGGTGATTATCATCCGGAGCCGGAATGGTATTTCTTGTTCTTGTTTCAGTTGCTTCGATTGAAAATTTTTGGCGGGGAATTTGGCCAATTTCTTGGGGCTATGGCCATACCAGGGGCATTTATGGCGTTTTTAGCGGCCCTGCCTTTTTTGGATACAAGTTCAGAGCGAAATATCTTTAAGCGGCCAATAGCTCTGATTGGTTGGACGGTGATTATGGTATTTATTCTGGTGTTTACTGTGTCAGCCATTATAAACCGACACTTTTTAGACTAA
- a CDS encoding cytochrome ubiquinol oxidase subunit I: MPGLLKFGSFLALLFLPALAMAAGGAEIQAMSVEYRDVPGIGSRNLVWVVAQQHLLLAGFVLGVPIFAWICELVGWKTKEQRYDKLAKEFTKLLTSAYATTALFGGILLFLLIGLYPKLMAYLTDMFFPSFLVYCLLFLLETATLYMYWYGWDYMQGNKKTFHLFLGFLLNLFALGIMIVPNSWATFQASPVVVGEGDAWARAWMAMQNPTWWPVNIHRLIANVVLGGFIVGAYAGVRYLLAVSREEREHYDWMGYVGNFIGVFGMLPLPFAGYWLMREVYQYNQQMGITLMGGFLAWLFILQAMLIGVLFLGANYYFWLGITHRIPGSENQYKKPVMGMLIVLLLCLGVWMTPHSLVASLAEAQKMGGTHHPLLGVFGVMSAKMTVSNIMILVTFMSFIMYWRAGKQETAGWAKAAKAIMGGLLVIAGIAVVVLGVWGYFVPAIIRINYFSVAQVLIVLFIMVTFTPLTALLMKSAKTTTEMVWGKMPIRAGYSLVLNAVMVILLMSLMGYARSSSRVHWHIYGVMRDTSEYAYSPALGYAAAFMSLNTFVFCLIVAFIFWVATLGDKAKAQPPKGSTMGIPGHTAPAMAGGAPISGEKLE, translated from the coding sequence ATGCCTGGATTGCTTAAATTTGGAAGTTTTTTGGCCCTTCTCTTTCTCCCGGCTTTGGCTATGGCGGCTGGAGGTGCTGAGATTCAGGCCATGTCGGTTGAATATCGGGATGTCCCTGGAATCGGTAGTCGTAACCTGGTGTGGGTTGTCGCGCAACAACATTTGTTGCTGGCTGGTTTCGTGTTAGGTGTTCCGATTTTTGCCTGGATATGCGAATTGGTTGGATGGAAAACCAAGGAACAACGGTATGACAAGCTCGCCAAAGAGTTTACAAAGCTCCTAACGTCAGCTTATGCCACCACCGCCCTTTTCGGCGGAATCCTTTTATTCCTTCTGATCGGACTCTATCCAAAGTTGATGGCCTACCTGACCGATATGTTTTTCCCTTCTTTCCTTGTTTATTGTCTGCTTTTCTTATTGGAAACGGCCACCCTGTATATGTATTGGTATGGGTGGGATTACATGCAGGGCAATAAAAAAACTTTCCATCTTTTTTTAGGGTTTCTTTTAAATCTTTTTGCCCTCGGAATCATGATCGTCCCCAACTCATGGGCAACCTTTCAGGCCAGTCCAGTGGTGGTGGGGGAGGGAGATGCTTGGGCTAGGGCTTGGATGGCCATGCAAAACCCAACCTGGTGGCCTGTCAATATCCATAGATTGATCGCCAACGTGGTGTTGGGTGGATTCATAGTGGGAGCGTATGCGGGTGTCCGCTATTTACTCGCAGTTTCACGTGAAGAGCGGGAGCACTACGATTGGATGGGGTATGTCGGGAATTTTATTGGTGTGTTTGGTATGTTACCCCTCCCATTTGCCGGCTATTGGCTTATGCGGGAGGTCTACCAATACAACCAACAAATGGGGATTACCCTTATGGGTGGTTTCCTGGCATGGCTGTTTATCCTTCAGGCTATGCTCATTGGAGTGCTCTTCCTTGGAGCCAACTATTATTTTTGGTTGGGAATTACCCACCGAATTCCAGGGTCTGAAAACCAATATAAAAAACCGGTAATGGGGATGTTGATTGTCCTGTTATTGTGCCTTGGTGTGTGGATGACTCCGCATTCCTTGGTGGCGAGTTTGGCGGAAGCACAAAAAATGGGCGGTACTCACCATCCGTTACTCGGGGTGTTCGGCGTGATGTCCGCAAAGATGACCGTGTCCAATATCATGATACTCGTGACGTTTATGAGTTTCATCATGTATTGGCGGGCGGGAAAACAAGAGACCGCAGGATGGGCCAAAGCTGCCAAGGCCATTATGGGAGGTTTACTGGTTATCGCAGGTATCGCCGTTGTGGTTCTTGGGGTATGGGGATATTTTGTCCCAGCCATTATCCGGATTAATTATTTCTCGGTTGCCCAGGTGTTAATTGTGCTGTTCATCATGGTTACGTTCACCCCACTAACCGCTTTGTTAATGAAAAGTGCTAAAACGACAACGGAAATGGTATGGGGAAAAATGCCTATTCGGGCTGGCTATAGTCTGGTCTTAAATGCGGTGATGGTGATTTTGCTCATGTCCTTAATGGGATATGCACGCTCATCATCTCGTGTGCACTGGCACATTTATGGCGTCATGAGAGATACCTCGGAGTATGCATATTCCCCTGCGTTAGGGTATGCGGCGGCATTTATGTCCCTTAATACATTTGTGTTTTGCCTGATCGTCGCATTTATTTTTTGGGTGGCGACCTTGGGCGATAAGGCCAAAGCCCAGCCGCCAAAGGGATCTACTATGGGAATTCCTGGCCACACCGCTCCGGCAATGGCTGGTGGTGCACCAATTTCAGGGGAAAAACTTGAATAG
- a CDS encoding c-type cytochrome — MSEVALLQIIGMCVIGVGILILLFIKGMFLRVLGFVAMVLGVFSLIALSVPQMASLPPAVETFDLASVKSPDDLASIGQKIFFSKGQCALCHSIGPSESARCPDLNGIGAKLSAEFLYESLTQPQAYIYLDFRHDGIPKEYPAQMPHIDQDPIGLSNQEIYSVIAFLQKMSGEPISIKVEDIMETAQETANSLKVASVSSTLKSQLPNLADR; from the coding sequence ATGAGTGAAGTCGCGCTATTGCAGATAATCGGCATGTGTGTCATTGGGGTGGGTATCCTCATCCTGTTGTTTATTAAGGGCATGTTCCTTCGGGTGCTTGGATTCGTCGCGATGGTCTTGGGAGTCTTTAGCTTAATTGCCTTGAGTGTTCCCCAAATGGCGTCCTTGCCTCCGGCGGTAGAAACCTTCGATCTTGCCAGCGTCAAAAGTCCAGATGATTTGGCCTCGATTGGGCAAAAAATATTTTTCAGCAAGGGACAATGTGCGTTATGCCATTCCATTGGACCGAGCGAATCGGCCAGATGCCCTGATTTAAATGGCATTGGAGCAAAACTGTCTGCTGAATTTCTCTATGAAAGTTTAACCCAGCCTCAAGCCTATATTTATTTGGATTTCAGGCATGATGGTATTCCAAAAGAATATCCTGCACAGATGCCCCATATTGACCAGGATCCCATCGGCTTAAGCAATCAGGAAATTTATTCGGTTATTGCGTTTCTCCAAAAAATGAGTGGGGAGCCCATCAGTATCAAAGTTGAAGATATAATGGAAACTGCGCAAGAAACAGCCAATTCCTTAAAGGTGGCTTCGGTCTCCTCCACACTTAAATCTCAATTGCCGAATTTGGCGGACCGCTAA
- a CDS encoding c-type cytochrome, with protein sequence MKGPIISGAIILAGMFIFLKFLLPLVTAPLPASLIYLYLALVLSGIMIYGTMSAPSLEAMMGPIFRFLSGKGQTGAGQMARLAVLVMFPLLVGWQTYSRLVPSDLPPAENRTIHPAPPGEFVGLSNPYPKTPENIMMGKGLYAAYCSPCHGANYDGKGPAAPGFNPPPANFSDPGTIAQLQEAYLFWRIKKGGVGLPVEGMPWKSAMPRWEEELPEEFIWKIIMGEYDGAHQSPRTWEEEEE encoded by the coding sequence ATGAAAGGCCCAATCATTAGTGGAGCTATCATTCTTGCTGGAATGTTCATATTTTTGAAATTCCTTCTTCCGTTAGTGACGGCACCTCTTCCAGCCAGTTTAATTTACCTGTATTTGGCCCTTGTTCTGAGTGGAATAATGATTTACGGAACCATGAGTGCGCCTTCCTTGGAGGCCATGATGGGGCCAATCTTCAGATTTTTGTCGGGGAAAGGACAGACGGGAGCAGGGCAGATGGCCCGGTTGGCGGTGTTGGTTATGTTCCCGCTTTTGGTGGGGTGGCAAACGTACAGTCGACTGGTCCCTAGCGACCTTCCACCTGCCGAAAACAGGACCATTCATCCGGCCCCGCCAGGTGAATTTGTCGGCTTATCAAACCCTTATCCCAAAACCCCTGAGAATATTATGATGGGCAAAGGCCTGTATGCCGCCTACTGCTCGCCCTGTCACGGAGCCAATTATGATGGAAAGGGTCCAGCGGCCCCTGGCTTTAATCCACCTCCTGCCAACTTCAGTGATCCGGGAACTATTGCGCAATTACAAGAGGCGTATTTGTTCTGGAGAATCAAAAAAGGGGGAGTGGGTTTACCCGTCGAAGGAATGCCTTGGAAGTCGGCTATGCCACGATGGGAAGAGGAATTGCCAGAAGAGTTTATTTGGAAAATTATTATGGGTGAATATGATGGGGCACACCAATCCCCTCGGACTTGGGAAGAAGAAGAAGAATAG
- a CDS encoding ethylbenzene dehydrogenase-related protein has translation MEYADPTEDAADAAALEFMVGDKMAHFAHGQEMLQVEGGPVNIWFWKNESGKAVDMSAKGFKTLETQPHQDVQAKGVWQNGIWKVVFSRLLKTEDAQDVQVEEGEWRNVAFAFWDGAVVDGLVKEKGGQKAVSTWWYVRAEPSADNSIFGWVILGLALAAAFELVIVRKLRKGQSV, from the coding sequence GTGGAATATGCAGATCCTACCGAAGATGCCGCCGATGCCGCAGCACTTGAATTTATGGTGGGTGATAAAATGGCTCATTTCGCACATGGCCAAGAAATGTTGCAGGTTGAAGGCGGACCGGTAAATATTTGGTTTTGGAAAAATGAAAGTGGCAAAGCAGTTGATATGAGCGCAAAAGGGTTTAAGACCTTGGAAACCCAACCCCATCAGGATGTTCAAGCAAAAGGTGTTTGGCAAAACGGTATTTGGAAAGTGGTCTTTTCCCGTTTATTGAAAACCGAGGATGCTCAGGATGTGCAAGTAGAGGAAGGCGAATGGCGTAATGTCGCATTTGCTTTTTGGGATGGGGCGGTTGTCGATGGTCTGGTAAAGGAAAAGGGGGGCCAGAAAGCCGTCTCTACTTGGTGGTATGTTCGAGCAGAACCGAGTGCAGATAATTCCATTTTTGGTTGGGTTATTTTAGGATTAGCTCTCGCAGCGGCATTTGAATTGGTGATAGTCAGAAAACTGAGAAAGGGGCAATCAGTATGA
- a CDS encoding c-type cytochrome has product MKRVAGGGRDMTVIGLAVLGITFTLFSGCALFEDERTAKGRKLYNHYCSHCHGETGQQGEGFNWDRMSDPRPKNLASNAEMSTFSDEEIFHTVYRDMKDTTDQKVLDDEDYFAVPTMPTFKYTLSEEEIWSIVGYVRTLHGMSLSYDLETRKKELEEALQVAQQEMETTKAAYEAAVEKAEAAQAAYEETLTDEQLENYEPKEVTIPEEEVFLAANEKYETAKAAVDNFLKRPKKPQVSRPDLTIAEEDRAAQAKLGKQLYNEKYGCQGCHSLNDEGGVVGPALDRAGFRLNPTWVYRWILYPQAMKKHTRMPNLGISEQDAKALTYYLGTLQAPKPENQSSTSE; this is encoded by the coding sequence ATGAAACGGGTAGCGGGAGGCGGTCGCGATATGACAGTCATCGGGTTGGCCGTCCTCGGAATAACCTTCACGTTGTTTTCTGGCTGTGCGCTTTTTGAGGATGAAAGAACGGCGAAGGGTCGAAAGCTCTATAACCACTATTGTAGTCATTGCCATGGAGAGACCGGACAACAGGGAGAAGGATTCAATTGGGATCGCATGTCGGACCCCCGACCGAAAAATCTCGCATCCAATGCCGAAATGTCCACTTTCAGTGATGAGGAGATTTTTCATACTGTTTATCGAGATATGAAAGATACCACGGATCAAAAAGTCCTTGATGATGAGGACTATTTTGCAGTACCAACCATGCCGACCTTTAAGTATACGTTATCGGAGGAAGAAATCTGGTCAATTGTGGGATATGTTCGAACCCTTCATGGGATGTCGCTGAGCTATGATTTGGAAACAAGAAAGAAGGAATTAGAAGAGGCATTGCAGGTGGCGCAGCAAGAGATGGAAACCACAAAGGCCGCCTATGAGGCAGCCGTTGAAAAAGCAGAGGCCGCACAAGCAGCGTATGAAGAAACGTTAACTGATGAGCAGCTTGAAAACTACGAACCCAAAGAAGTGACCATTCCTGAAGAAGAAGTGTTTCTTGCCGCCAATGAAAAATATGAAACGGCAAAAGCCGCCGTTGATAATTTTTTAAAACGACCGAAAAAGCCGCAAGTCTCACGACCTGATCTTACCATTGCTGAAGAAGACCGTGCGGCTCAAGCTAAATTGGGAAAGCAGTTATATAATGAAAAATATGGATGCCAGGGATGTCATAGTCTCAACGATGAAGGCGGGGTGGTTGGCCCTGCATTGGATCGAGCAGGCTTTCGCCTCAATCCTACATGGGTCTATCGATGGATTCTATATCCCCAAGCCATGAAAAAACATACCAGGATGCCAAATTTGGGGATTTCAGAGCAAGATGCAAAGGCTCTTACGTATTATCTCGGGACGCTCCAGGCTCCAAAACCTGAAAATCAAAGTTCGACATCAGAATAA
- the ubiA gene encoding 4-hydroxybenzoate octaprenyltransferase, with the protein MPSSVAFANLIRLFNQTGTLLLLFPTLWSLFLASEGWPSLKLLMIFILGSFLMRSAGVIMNDLADRSFDREVQRTRHRPLASGQLTPSQAVAFLAVLLGLAAILLLFLNPLTLALSPVALVLAGGYPFCKRFIHVPQFVLGLAFGWGGVLAWAAVRNELDLSAWILFAATVCWAMVYDTIYAIQDKDDDQRIGVKSTAILFGSFTWLGVGIAALFMLGCLALVARINQLGVEYSFTLGGVAVILGYQVLLLRSNISGEKALSLFKQHIWIGILILGGILMGLR; encoded by the coding sequence ATGCCTTCTTCCGTTGCATTTGCCAATCTAATTCGGTTGTTCAATCAAACAGGGACTCTACTTTTACTCTTCCCCACGCTTTGGTCCCTGTTTCTTGCTTCCGAGGGTTGGCCCAGCCTTAAACTTCTTATGATTTTTATTTTGGGATCATTCCTCATGCGGAGTGCGGGAGTGATTATGAATGACCTGGCAGACCGGTCATTCGATCGGGAAGTTCAACGGACACGGCACCGCCCCCTCGCTTCCGGCCAATTAACCCCTTCCCAAGCAGTAGCATTTCTGGCCGTCTTGCTTGGGCTAGCAGCCATCTTGTTATTGTTCTTGAATCCCCTGACGCTTGCTTTGAGTCCTGTGGCATTGGTGCTTGCTGGAGGATATCCGTTCTGCAAGCGTTTCATCCATGTTCCTCAATTTGTTTTGGGCTTAGCATTTGGGTGGGGTGGCGTCTTGGCGTGGGCCGCTGTTCGCAACGAATTAGACCTGTCGGCCTGGATTCTTTTTGCAGCAACGGTATGTTGGGCGATGGTCTACGATACGATTTACGCCATACAGGATAAAGATGATGACCAAAGGATTGGAGTCAAATCCACCGCCATTCTCTTTGGATCCTTCACCTGGCTTGGGGTGGGAATTGCCGCTTTGTTTATGCTGGGGTGCTTGGCCTTGGTCGCCAGAATCAATCAGCTGGGAGTTGAATATTCTTTCACCTTAGGGGGAGTAGCTGTCATATTGGGCTATCAAGTCCTTCTTCTCCGCTCAAATATTTCAGGGGAGAAAGCCTTGTCCTTATTCAAACAACATATCTGGATTGGGATTCTTATTTTAGGAGGAATTTTGATGGGGCTTCGTTAG
- a CDS encoding DUF2914 domain-containing protein, with translation MGDRVKHIFSGIGLIIGLAGTPLLAQADFLVKTVVLSKDVKKRTPQGIFLPPAYCEKDKNGQAAIPEVQTSKTSHVIFWTKIEATSTGKIRHSWHHKTDGTWTKISEVDIPIQPSPGYRMWSRKSLHPDLHIGEWMIVVAPSKEPDRILCIARFTVK, from the coding sequence GTGGGTGATCGAGTAAAACACATATTTAGCGGAATTGGGCTCATAATCGGTTTGGCAGGTACACCTCTATTGGCACAGGCTGATTTTCTGGTTAAGACTGTCGTGTTATCCAAGGATGTGAAAAAGAGAACCCCACAGGGAATATTCCTGCCTCCGGCCTATTGCGAAAAAGATAAAAACGGGCAAGCGGCCATTCCAGAGGTTCAAACTTCAAAAACCTCCCACGTGATATTTTGGACCAAAATCGAAGCAACCTCAACAGGAAAGATTCGTCACAGTTGGCATCACAAAACCGACGGAACATGGACAAAAATTTCAGAAGTGGACATCCCGATTCAGCCTTCTCCAGGCTATCGCATGTGGAGCAGAAAATCACTACATCCAGATCTACATATCGGCGAATGGATGATCGTGGTTGCCCCTTCAAAAGAACCGGATCGAATCCTCTGTATCGCCCGATTTACGGTGAAATAA